Proteins encoded within one genomic window of Alteribacter populi:
- a CDS encoding AMP-binding protein, producing MEERLVRPWLKHYPEEIPVKIEYEEKALQTYLEEAAKETPEKTALHFMGKEMNFAEVYDGALRFANGLRDLDIKKGDRVAIMLANTPQSVISYYGALMAGAVVVQTNPLYVERELEHQMVDSGAKVIVCLDLVYPRVANVMKKTKLEHVIVTGIKDYLPFPKNIAYPFIQKKNSGVKVDISYNSNTHSFSKLLKSCEPKPIEFKVNPKEDLALLQYTGGTTGVAKGVMLTHHNLVANTTQCLKWMHKIDHGNEVILCALPFFHVYGMTVGMNFSIMDRSKMVIVPRFDTTQILKAIAKEKVSIFPGAPTMYIGLINDPNVQKYDLSSVEVCISGSAPLPVEVQQRFEELTGGKLSEGFGLTEASPVTHFNLMWGKRPTGSIGLPWPDTDAVIVSAETGEQAETGEIGELAVRGPQVMKGYWNRPEDTGATFDGDWLLTGDMGYMDEEGYFFIVDRKKDMIIAGGFNIYPREVEEVLYEHEAIQEAVVIGIPDPYRGETVKAFVVLKDEESLSEEELNQYCRKHLSAYKAPKVFEFRDDLPKTMVGKVLRRALVDEEKKKRDEKVTTEVN from the coding sequence ATGGAAGAACGACTCGTACGACCTTGGTTAAAACATTATCCCGAAGAAATTCCGGTTAAGATTGAATATGAAGAAAAAGCGTTGCAGACGTATTTAGAAGAGGCAGCAAAGGAGACTCCAGAGAAGACGGCACTTCATTTCATGGGGAAAGAAATGAATTTTGCTGAAGTTTATGATGGTGCGCTGCGTTTTGCAAACGGTCTTCGCGATCTTGATATTAAGAAAGGGGATCGTGTTGCAATCATGTTGGCCAATACTCCGCAATCGGTGATTTCCTACTATGGAGCACTTATGGCTGGGGCAGTTGTCGTGCAAACGAATCCACTTTATGTGGAAAGAGAGCTAGAGCACCAAATGGTCGATTCAGGGGCTAAGGTAATCGTTTGTTTGGATCTTGTTTATCCAAGAGTTGCCAATGTCATGAAGAAAACGAAACTTGAACATGTTATCGTCACAGGGATTAAAGACTACCTCCCATTCCCGAAAAATATCGCTTATCCGTTTATTCAAAAGAAAAACTCTGGAGTAAAGGTGGACATTTCGTACAACTCAAATACGCATTCATTTAGCAAGTTATTAAAGTCGTGTGAACCAAAGCCAATTGAATTTAAAGTGAATCCAAAGGAGGATCTCGCCCTCTTACAATATACAGGTGGCACAACCGGTGTAGCGAAAGGTGTTATGCTTACTCACCATAATTTGGTGGCAAACACGACGCAATGCTTAAAGTGGATGCACAAAATTGATCATGGTAATGAGGTCATCCTATGTGCGCTGCCATTTTTCCATGTTTATGGGATGACTGTTGGAATGAATTTTTCGATCATGGATCGCTCGAAAATGGTCATCGTTCCACGCTTTGACACGACACAAATATTAAAAGCGATTGCGAAGGAAAAGGTATCGATTTTTCCAGGAGCACCGACGATGTACATAGGTCTTATTAATGACCCCAATGTCCAAAAGTACGACTTGTCCTCTGTTGAAGTTTGTATAAGCGGCTCAGCACCGTTGCCGGTGGAAGTGCAGCAACGATTTGAAGAGTTAACAGGTGGGAAACTATCTGAAGGCTTTGGTTTAACAGAGGCTTCTCCTGTGACTCACTTTAACCTAATGTGGGGGAAGCGACCGACGGGAAGTATCGGATTACCTTGGCCGGACACAGACGCTGTTATCGTCTCAGCAGAAACCGGGGAACAGGCTGAGACAGGCGAAATTGGTGAACTGGCGGTCCGTGGACCTCAAGTGATGAAAGGTTATTGGAACCGTCCGGAAGATACAGGGGCAACCTTTGATGGCGACTGGCTCTTGACTGGAGACATGGGCTACATGGACGAAGAAGGCTATTTCTTCATTGTCGATCGTAAAAAAGATATGATTATTGCAGGTGGATTTAATATTTACCCTCGTGAAGTAGAGGAAGTGTTGTATGAACACGAAGCTATTCAAGAGGCGGTAGTCATCGGCATCCCAGACCCTTATCGAGGGGAGACAGTCAAAGCCTTTGTTGTTCTTAAAGATGAGGAAAGTCTTTCTGAGGAAGAGTTGAATCAATATTGTCGTAAACATTTATCTGCTTATAAGGCTCCTAAAGTGTTTGAATTCCGGGATGATCTTCCAAAAACAATGGTCGGTAAAGTTTTGAGAAGAGCACTTGTGGATGAAGAAAAGAAAAAACGAGATGAAAAAGTAACCACAGAAGTGAACTAA
- a CDS encoding AMP-binding protein → METKTQKPWFQHYPDEIPTSIDYEVRTLQSYLKESAENFPEKEALHFMGKEMTYKEVYDSALKFANQLRSIGVEQGDRVAIMLANTPQSVISYYGALFAGAIVVQTNPLYVEREIEHQMNDSGSKVMICLDLVYPKVANVKDNTSLEHIIVTGIKDYLPFPKNLIYPFVQKKRTGIKVDLQYNDRLHSFERFLNEGKAQEIKLDIDPKGDLALLQYTGGTTGPAKGVMLTHYNLVVNTLQCKHWMYKMKPGEEVIIAALPFFHVYGMTTVMNLAIRMAYKMVIMPKFEPKDILKAIESQKASIYPGAPTMYIGLLNHPDIKKHDLSSIKACISGSAPLPVDVQNRFENVTNGSLVEGYGLTETAPVAIANLIWGNRKSGSIGIPWPDTDVAVLSAETGELAEPNEIGEIIIRGPQVMRGYWNQPEATQATFKDDWFLSGDMGYMDEEGYFYIVDRKKDMIIAGGFNIYPREIEEVLYEHKAIQEACAIGVPDPYRGETVKVFIVLKEGQSLAEDELEEYCRKHLAAYKVPRLFEFREELPKTMVGKILRRVLVEEEREKLANTSEK, encoded by the coding sequence ATGGAAACAAAAACTCAAAAGCCTTGGTTCCAACACTATCCAGATGAAATCCCTACATCCATTGACTACGAAGTTCGAACATTGCAAAGCTATTTAAAAGAATCGGCAGAGAATTTTCCTGAGAAAGAAGCCCTTCATTTTATGGGGAAAGAAATGACTTACAAAGAGGTTTATGATTCCGCATTAAAGTTTGCTAATCAATTACGCTCAATTGGGGTTGAGCAAGGTGACCGTGTTGCCATTATGCTTGCCAACACACCACAATCAGTCATTTCATACTATGGAGCGTTATTTGCAGGAGCGATTGTCGTCCAGACAAATCCCCTTTATGTGGAGAGGGAAATTGAGCACCAAATGAATGATTCTGGTTCAAAAGTAATGATTTGTCTTGATTTAGTTTACCCGAAAGTAGCCAATGTAAAGGACAACACAAGTCTGGAACACATCATTGTAACTGGAATTAAGGATTACTTACCTTTTCCTAAAAACCTCATTTATCCGTTCGTTCAGAAAAAACGAACAGGCATTAAAGTAGACCTCCAATATAATGACCGTCTCCATTCTTTTGAGAGATTTCTAAATGAGGGAAAGGCACAAGAGATTAAGCTTGATATTGACCCGAAAGGGGACCTCGCACTGCTTCAATATACTGGTGGTACTACAGGTCCTGCAAAGGGAGTAATGCTTACTCATTACAATCTCGTTGTGAATACATTGCAATGTAAGCACTGGATGTACAAAATGAAGCCTGGAGAAGAAGTTATTATTGCTGCCCTGCCATTTTTTCATGTTTATGGCATGACAACGGTTATGAACTTGGCGATTCGAATGGCGTATAAAATGGTAATCATGCCTAAATTTGAACCAAAAGACATTCTGAAAGCGATCGAAAGTCAAAAAGCAAGCATCTACCCAGGGGCTCCAACGATGTATATTGGGTTATTAAATCATCCTGATATTAAAAAGCATGACCTGTCTTCCATTAAAGCGTGCATAAGCGGTTCAGCTCCTTTACCAGTCGATGTGCAGAACCGTTTTGAAAATGTTACAAATGGAAGTTTAGTTGAAGGATACGGATTAACAGAGACAGCTCCGGTCGCTATAGCCAATCTGATTTGGGGAAATCGGAAATCGGGAAGTATCGGTATCCCGTGGCCGGATACGGATGTAGCTGTATTATCAGCTGAAACAGGGGAATTAGCTGAACCAAATGAAATCGGAGAAATAATCATTCGTGGTCCGCAGGTCATGAGAGGTTACTGGAACCAGCCAGAAGCTACTCAGGCCACGTTTAAAGATGACTGGTTTCTGTCCGGGGATATGGGATACATGGATGAAGAGGGGTATTTTTATATAGTAGATCGTAAAAAAGATATGATCATTGCAGGTGGATTCAATATTTATCCACGAGAAATTGAAGAGGTTCTTTATGAACATAAAGCAATTCAAGAAGCCTGTGCCATCGGAGTTCCTGATCCATACCGAGGAGAAACTGTCAAAGTCTTTATCGTATTAAAAGAGGGGCAATCTTTAGCGGAAGACGAGTTGGAAGAATACTGTCGGAAACATTTAGCCGCGTACAAAGTTCCACGTTTATTTGAATTTAGAGAAGAATTACCGAAGACGATGGTCGGAAAAATTCTACGACGAGTTTTGGTAGAAGAGGAACGGGAAAAACTAGCGAATACGAGTGAGAAGTAA
- a CDS encoding DUF350 domain-containing protein, which translates to MESLFEHDFMYTAGIYSVVVIAIIVFLAVFEIVTRYSTWEEIQSGNVAVSMATGGKIFGVANVFRHSIEANDTVVMMLVWGIYGFMLLLFVYFIFEFLTPRFKVDRELKNDNRAVGLISLILSIALSYVIGASI; encoded by the coding sequence ATGGAGTCACTATTTGAACACGATTTTATGTATACTGCAGGAATATACAGCGTAGTTGTTATTGCGATTATTGTTTTTTTGGCAGTGTTTGAAATTGTCACACGTTATTCTACATGGGAGGAAATCCAGTCAGGTAACGTCGCAGTCTCGATGGCCACGGGAGGAAAGATCTTCGGTGTGGCAAACGTTTTTCGTCATTCAATTGAAGCGAATGATACAGTCGTTATGATGCTGGTGTGGGGAATTTACGGGTTTATGCTTCTCCTTTTTGTTTACTTTATTTTTGAGTTTCTAACCCCTCGTTTTAAAGTAGATCGCGAACTTAAAAATGACAACCGTGCGGTGGGACTTATCTCCCTCATTCTTTCCATCGCTCTTTCCTACGTGATAGGAGCGAGTATTTAA
- a CDS encoding endonuclease MutS2, with amino-acid sequence MERVCRILEYDKMKKQLIHHASSSLGKRKIDSLMPSTDLDEVKHAQEATYEGTKILRLKGQVPLGGIRDIRASIKRAVIGGMLNEQEMLDIASTIYGSRRFKSFIEQSIEDEIELPILEDLASQIFPLTDLERSIKQSVDENGEMLDSASSQLRSVRQQIRSHESSVRSKLENMTRSSSSRKMLSDSIITIRNDRYVIPVKQEYRGQFGGLVHDQSASGATLFIEPDAVVSINNQLREARVKERQEIERILHVLSNEVGEKQEDLLMIVDTMEEVDFLFAKAYYSQEIKGSQPKLNDHGLMDFKKARHPLIPGDEIVPIDVELGNSFQSLVITGPNTGGKTVTLKTIGLLTLMAQSGLHLPCEEGSEAAVFQQIFADIGDEQSIEQSLSTFSSHMTNIVDILDKLDHESLVLFDELGAGTDPTEGAALAISILDYVYKIGARVAATTHYSELKGYAYNREGVMNASVEFDVETLRPTYRLMIGVPGRSNAFAISRRLGLSEEVIDEAQSQIGADTNKIENMIASLDESRKLAEKDLEHANAYRKEAEDLHRNLEKEYERFEKEKEKAMEEAERKATEAVKKAQQEADEIIEYLRDVQKSNPAIKDHELIEAKKMLGEASPELKSKKKQPQAKPSSKPAELLPGDEVKVISFDQKGHIVERVSEKEFYVQLGMMKMKVKANDLQYMSRPKQQEKTPLAAIRGKEAHVKTELDLRGERYEDAMLMVDKYLDDAILAGYHQISIIHGKGTGALRKGVQEKLKTHRNVKGTRMGGMNEGGSGVTVVQLK; translated from the coding sequence TTCCACTAGGTGGCATCCGAGACATTCGGGCTTCGATTAAGCGTGCAGTCATTGGCGGGATGTTAAATGAGCAGGAAATGTTAGATATTGCGTCAACAATTTATGGAAGCCGCCGCTTTAAAAGTTTTATCGAACAAAGCATTGAAGATGAGATTGAGTTACCGATTCTCGAAGATCTCGCGTCACAAATCTTTCCTTTAACTGACTTAGAGCGTTCGATTAAACAATCCGTTGACGAAAACGGAGAGATGCTCGATTCAGCCAGCTCGCAGCTACGTTCTGTTCGACAACAGATTCGCAGTCACGAAAGCAGTGTACGATCAAAGTTAGAAAACATGACCCGTTCTTCTTCGAGCCGTAAAATGCTCTCTGATTCGATCATTACCATTCGAAATGACCGTTATGTTATTCCGGTGAAACAAGAATACCGCGGGCAATTTGGCGGCCTCGTCCATGACCAATCTGCTTCAGGTGCAACTCTTTTTATTGAGCCGGATGCGGTAGTATCAATCAACAATCAACTTCGTGAAGCACGAGTAAAGGAACGGCAGGAAATTGAGCGGATTTTACACGTTTTATCAAATGAAGTAGGTGAAAAACAAGAAGATTTACTAATGATCGTGGATACGATGGAGGAAGTCGACTTTCTTTTTGCCAAAGCTTATTACAGCCAGGAAATTAAGGGAAGCCAGCCGAAGCTTAACGATCACGGGCTGATGGATTTTAAAAAAGCACGTCATCCATTAATCCCAGGTGATGAAATTGTTCCGATTGATGTAGAACTTGGGAATTCATTTCAATCACTTGTGATTACGGGACCGAACACTGGTGGAAAAACCGTAACGTTAAAAACTATTGGTCTGTTGACGTTAATGGCACAATCTGGCTTACACCTTCCTTGTGAAGAGGGATCAGAAGCGGCTGTTTTCCAACAAATTTTTGCTGACATTGGTGATGAACAGTCGATCGAACAAAGCTTAAGTACGTTCTCGTCTCATATGACAAATATTGTCGATATTTTAGACAAGCTTGACCACGAAAGTCTCGTGTTGTTTGACGAGCTCGGCGCAGGGACAGACCCAACGGAAGGAGCTGCTCTCGCCATTTCAATATTAGATTACGTGTATAAAATTGGGGCACGTGTCGCAGCGACGACTCACTATAGTGAGCTTAAAGGGTATGCGTACAACAGAGAAGGCGTGATGAATGCAAGTGTGGAATTTGACGTGGAAACGCTGCGCCCCACTTACCGGTTAATGATTGGTGTTCCTGGACGTAGTAATGCATTTGCGATCAGCCGCCGGCTTGGGTTGAGTGAAGAAGTGATTGATGAAGCTCAAAGTCAAATTGGAGCCGATACGAATAAAATTGAAAACATGATTGCTTCGTTAGATGAAAGTCGTAAGCTTGCTGAAAAAGACCTTGAACATGCCAATGCTTACCGTAAAGAGGCCGAGGATTTGCATAGAAATCTTGAAAAAGAGTATGAGCGTTTTGAGAAAGAGAAAGAAAAGGCGATGGAAGAAGCTGAACGAAAAGCGACTGAAGCCGTTAAGAAAGCGCAGCAAGAAGCAGATGAGATTATTGAATATTTGCGTGATGTACAAAAATCAAATCCTGCCATTAAAGATCACGAATTAATAGAAGCGAAAAAAATGCTTGGTGAAGCTTCTCCTGAATTGAAATCAAAGAAAAAGCAACCTCAAGCTAAACCTTCCAGTAAACCAGCGGAGCTTTTACCAGGTGATGAAGTGAAGGTCATCAGCTTTGACCAAAAGGGGCACATTGTTGAGCGAGTAAGCGAGAAAGAATTTTACGTTCAACTTGGAATGATGAAAATGAAGGTGAAAGCAAACGACCTTCAGTACATGTCCAGACCGAAGCAACAGGAAAAAACACCATTAGCAGCGATTCGCGGAAAAGAAGCTCATGTAAAGACTGAGCTGGATCTTCGTGGAGAACGATATGAGGATGCGATGTTAATGGTGGATAAATATTTAGATGATGCGATACTTGCAGGCTATCATCAAATCTCGATCATCCATGGGAAAGGAACAGGTGCTCTTCGAAAAGGTGTTCAAGAGAAATTGAAAACGCACCGAAATGTCAAGGGTACACGAATGGGGGGGATGAACGAAGGTGGCTCTGGTGTCACTGTCGTTCAACTAAAATAA